A DNA window from Aminiphilus circumscriptus DSM 16581 contains the following coding sequences:
- the rlmB gene encoding 23S rRNA (guanosine(2251)-2'-O)-methyltransferase RlmB — MNGSDKRRGSGGNRKSSGNDRRSPGRFGTGRPGNREGGDRSERPENRDRPGDRDRPGTSGRPDNREGSNRDIGNERRTSGHPGSSSGGRSENRADHSSDRQFRPRKPQPPRPADAQPPQGQTDDSFYWGRHAVLSLLEETPEKVLKVYLRKGSDPRLAARVTEFCKAASIPFLFLEADALERLCPGANHQGLVAQAAPAELRDIETLLPLLREKNAPALVVVLDHLKDPHNLGSIIRSAEVAGALAVILPRRRGALPTGTVAKVSSGAALRIPLVGVTNLVAALEFLKEQGLWVLGLHAEGPDSLWKGDACPSRLALVVGEEETGLSRLVAETCDFLRFIPMRGRTGSLNAAVAAAIGMFEWVRTVDDTPR; from the coding sequence ATGAACGGGTCGGATAAGCGCCGCGGAAGCGGCGGAAATCGCAAGAGCAGTGGAAACGACCGCCGGTCCCCCGGACGCTTCGGAACCGGGCGCCCCGGCAACCGCGAGGGCGGCGACCGCTCTGAACGTCCCGAAAACCGTGACCGCCCCGGTGACCGTGACCGCCCCGGAACCTCCGGCCGCCCTGACAACCGCGAGGGGAGCAACCGCGATATCGGCAACGAGCGCCGAACCTCCGGGCATCCCGGTTCCAGCAGCGGCGGGCGTTCCGAGAATCGTGCCGACCACTCCAGCGACCGGCAGTTCCGGCCCCGGAAGCCTCAGCCTCCACGGCCCGCGGACGCGCAGCCCCCGCAGGGACAGACCGACGACTCCTTCTACTGGGGGCGGCACGCCGTGCTCTCCCTCCTGGAGGAGACCCCCGAAAAAGTCCTCAAAGTCTACCTCCGCAAGGGGAGCGACCCCCGTCTCGCCGCCCGGGTCACCGAATTCTGCAAAGCCGCAAGCATTCCCTTCCTCTTCCTGGAGGCGGATGCCCTGGAGCGGCTTTGCCCAGGAGCCAACCACCAGGGACTCGTCGCCCAGGCCGCCCCGGCGGAACTGCGGGACATCGAAACCCTCCTGCCGCTCCTCCGGGAGAAGAACGCCCCCGCCCTCGTGGTCGTCCTCGACCACCTGAAGGACCCACACAACCTGGGCTCCATCATCCGCTCCGCCGAAGTGGCGGGAGCCCTGGCGGTGATCCTGCCCCGGCGGCGGGGTGCCCTTCCCACTGGCACCGTCGCGAAAGTCAGCTCCGGCGCCGCCCTGCGCATCCCCCTCGTGGGCGTGACCAACCTCGTCGCCGCCCTGGAATTCCTTAAAGAACAGGGACTGTGGGTGCTCGGCCTCCACGCGGAAGGCCCCGACTCCCTCTGGAAAGGTGACGCCTGCCCCTCCCGCCTGGCCCTCGTGGTGGGCGAAGAAGAGACCGGCCTCTCCCGCCTCGTGGCGGAGACCTGTGACTTCCTGCGCTTCATCCCCATGCGGGGACGCACGGGTTCCCTCAACGCCGCCGTGGCCGCGGCAATCGGTATGTTCGAATGGGTCCGGACGGTTGACGACACCCCTCGCTAG
- a CDS encoding PGN_0703 family putative restriction endonuclease, which yields MQTSGRNRATSWPYPRHEDFESELRGRAAAFFRARGYPVRKKYPFILADWEQWPSNIILGNVAAYIRRERERRAEQGSGFPLHHYLHHGLSSQAMLFNLVGPLVLENDFEPIRSVLAAKGAAWGGDAVSAHFEIEDRTVFNEAYGQPTSVDLVVSDGSSPDLFVEAKFVEREFGGCSVFKRGDCDGRNPAERFSLCYLHHIGRTYWPLLQSHGILTPAWSASPVCPLSVYYQFFREVLFALHRNGVFVLLHDERNPTFCCRGPDGDRGLFPFLVAMLPPEIRSRVIAISVQEVFQAVVTGSGRDGRHKNWTGEFAEKYGMPLPAAKPA from the coding sequence ATGCAGACTAGTGGTCGCAACAGAGCCACTTCCTGGCCGTATCCCCGGCACGAGGATTTCGAGTCGGAGCTTCGCGGTCGCGCCGCCGCCTTTTTCCGGGCCAGGGGATATCCGGTGCGGAAAAAATACCCCTTCATTCTGGCCGACTGGGAACAGTGGCCGTCCAACATCATTCTCGGAAACGTCGCCGCATACATCCGCCGGGAGAGGGAGCGCCGGGCGGAACAAGGGAGCGGTTTTCCTCTCCATCACTACCTGCATCACGGTTTAAGCAGCCAGGCCATGCTCTTCAACCTCGTCGGTCCGTTGGTCCTCGAAAACGACTTCGAACCGATCCGAAGCGTGCTTGCGGCAAAAGGCGCGGCATGGGGTGGCGATGCCGTTTCGGCGCACTTTGAGATCGAGGACCGAACCGTGTTCAACGAAGCGTACGGCCAACCTACATCCGTCGACCTGGTCGTTTCCGACGGGTCGTCTCCCGACCTGTTCGTCGAAGCCAAGTTTGTCGAGCGGGAGTTTGGCGGATGCTCGGTTTTCAAGCGAGGGGACTGCGACGGCAGAAACCCTGCGGAGCGTTTCTCGCTCTGTTACCTGCATCACATCGGCCGCACCTATTGGCCGCTGCTTCAGAGTCACGGCATCCTCACCCCGGCGTGGTCGGCGAGCCCGGTTTGTCCCCTGTCCGTCTATTACCAGTTTTTCCGCGAAGTGCTCTTTGCCCTGCACCGGAACGGCGTGTTCGTCCTTCTGCACGACGAGCGAAATCCCACCTTCTGCTGCAGAGGCCCCGACGGGGACCGGGGCCTCTTTCCCTTTCTCGTTGCGATGCTTCCTCCGGAGATCCGTTCCCGCGTCATTGCCATCAGCGTACAGGAAGTCTTTCAGGCGGTCGTGACAGGCTCCGGGCGTGACGGCAGACACAAGAACTGGACCGGTGAATTCGCGGAGAAATACGGTATGCCCCTCCCCGCGGCAAAACCCGCGTGA
- the acpS gene encoding holo-ACP synthase produces the protein MIRGIGVDLCGVSRLRRSMENPRFLEKVFSEEEIRYAMERSDPAKHLAAAFAAKESFAKAGGWGLAATGLRNVRLRRTDTGPVLLLTPPAQDLLARIGADRCWVSVSHDGDYAVAMVVLEG, from the coding sequence ATGATCAGAGGAATCGGAGTGGACCTGTGCGGCGTGTCGCGCCTGCGTCGCTCCATGGAGAATCCGCGGTTTCTTGAGAAGGTCTTCTCGGAGGAGGAGATCCGCTATGCCATGGAGCGCAGCGACCCCGCGAAACACCTCGCCGCGGCCTTCGCGGCGAAGGAGTCCTTCGCCAAGGCCGGAGGATGGGGCCTTGCCGCGACGGGGCTCCGCAACGTGCGTCTCCGGCGGACCGACACCGGCCCCGTGCTCCTGCTCACCCCTCCTGCGCAGGATCTGCTCGCCCGCATCGGCGCCGACAGGTGCTGGGTGAGCGTCAGCCACGACGGAGACTACGCGGTGGCCATGGTGGTGTTGGAAGGATAG
- a CDS encoding bifunctional ADP-dependent NAD(P)H-hydrate dehydratase/NAD(P)H-hydrate epimerase encodes MMPLFSSRAIREADLRASEEYGLAGMVLMENAGAGAYRFLRERFPRARRLVVLAGAGNNGGDGFVLARHALLDGLSCRVFLVADPENYRGDARSNLDALRLLGGDLRCAAACSDAHLLEELSRADVLVDALLGTGSTGAPRGQAARLVALAGTSAVPVFALDLPSGIDADTGAAHEPHVSAVATATFLAPKRGLFIFPGADAAGEVRVIPIGVPPAAVLPRGTDAVLFDAEDVRRFFPFRRRDTHKGRQGTVLVLGGSANYSGAPLLAALGALRSGSGLVVLVVPEAIADRCAAALPEAVLEPVPGTRHGPGTFAVLENWKSRAEVLLAGPGLGRDPETLACVRKLWRTWTTPVVFDADALFALADPSGGIPFRADAVVTPHEGECARLLGLRSTDVAAARLDAVRRLGEALGCAVLKGPHTLVHLPDIPNILGVPGMSDLPAASETRETPTPGTSDVPPMPEISAAAGARRANTLQVPGAPGTTLVIAAGSPGLAVPGSGDVLGGVLAGLLARGLAPGDAAGVACWLHGAAGERLAAERGEEGLLASEIAEALPGVIEEVRHGKTGKRATKEAETPCRLG; translated from the coding sequence ATGATGCCTCTGTTTTCCTCCCGGGCCATCCGGGAGGCGGATCTCCGGGCCTCGGAGGAGTACGGCCTTGCCGGAATGGTGCTCATGGAGAATGCCGGAGCCGGGGCGTACCGGTTTCTCCGGGAGCGCTTTCCCAGGGCGCGGCGCCTGGTGGTCCTCGCCGGGGCGGGAAACAACGGCGGGGACGGTTTTGTCCTCGCACGTCACGCCCTTCTGGATGGCCTTTCCTGCCGGGTCTTCCTCGTCGCGGACCCTGAAAACTACCGGGGAGACGCACGGAGCAACCTCGATGCGCTTCGCCTGCTCGGGGGGGATCTCCGCTGCGCCGCAGCCTGTTCGGACGCGCATCTCCTGGAGGAGCTGTCCCGGGCGGACGTGCTCGTGGACGCTCTTCTCGGAACGGGAAGCACCGGCGCTCCCCGGGGACAGGCGGCCCGGCTCGTCGCTCTCGCCGGGACCAGTGCCGTCCCGGTCTTCGCCCTCGACCTACCCAGCGGCATTGATGCTGACACGGGAGCGGCCCACGAACCCCACGTCTCCGCCGTGGCGACTGCCACCTTTCTCGCCCCCAAGCGGGGGCTCTTCATCTTTCCCGGAGCGGATGCCGCGGGAGAGGTGCGGGTGATTCCCATCGGCGTTCCCCCGGCGGCGGTGCTGCCCCGGGGGACCGACGCGGTCCTCTTCGACGCAGAGGATGTGCGACGGTTCTTTCCCTTTCGTCGGAGGGACACCCACAAGGGGAGGCAGGGGACGGTGCTCGTTCTGGGCGGTTCGGCGAACTATTCCGGCGCGCCCCTGCTCGCCGCTTTGGGAGCACTGCGCTCCGGGTCGGGACTCGTTGTCCTCGTCGTACCCGAGGCCATCGCGGACCGCTGCGCCGCGGCCCTTCCCGAGGCGGTGCTCGAACCGGTTCCGGGAACGCGGCACGGCCCGGGGACCTTTGCGGTGCTGGAGAACTGGAAATCCCGGGCGGAGGTGCTCCTGGCCGGCCCCGGGCTCGGAAGAGATCCCGAAACCCTGGCTTGCGTGCGGAAGCTCTGGCGCACCTGGACCACCCCGGTGGTGTTCGACGCGGACGCCCTCTTCGCCCTGGCGGATCCCTCCGGAGGCATTCCTTTTCGGGCTGACGCCGTCGTGACCCCCCACGAGGGAGAGTGCGCCCGTCTACTCGGCCTTCGGAGCACCGACGTGGCCGCCGCCCGCCTCGATGCGGTCCGTCGTCTCGGAGAAGCCCTGGGGTGTGCGGTGCTCAAGGGGCCACACACGCTAGTCCATTTGCCGGATATACCGAATATCCTCGGCGTTCCGGGCATGTCCGATCTTCCAGCGGCCTCCGAAACGCGGGAGACGCCGACGCCCGGCACATCGGACGTGCCGCCGATGCCGGAAATCTCCGCCGCGGCGGGTGCGCGGAGAGCGAACACGCTCCAGGTGCCCGGTGCGCCGGGAACGACCCTCGTCATCGCTGCGGGCTCGCCTGGCCTTGCTGTTCCAGGCTCTGGGGACGTGCTTGGGGGCGTTCTCGCGGGGCTGCTGGCCCGGGGGCTTGCGCCGGGAGACGCTGCGGGAGTGGCCTGCTGGCTTCACGGCGCCGCGGGGGAGCGCCTGGCGGCGGAACGGGGCGAGGAAGGGCTTCTCGCCTCGGAGATCGCGGAGGCTCTTCCCGGTGTCATTGAGGAGGTACGCCATGGAAAGACTGGAAAAAGAGCGACAAAAGAAGCGGAAACACCGTGTAGACTGGGATGA
- the tsaE gene encoding tRNA (adenosine(37)-N6)-threonylcarbamoyltransferase complex ATPase subunit type 1 TsaE: protein MTRNIMPQGAQLSREGLCSGGGVSSYSGDTSSVDSFLFVAASPEETARLARACAARSFPGLVILLEGDLGAGKTQFVRFFAEHFGRRGVRSPSFTLVNEYKGDPLLVHADLYRISSGDPVLRDLEEALRAGAILLVEWADRWTDVAGEEQWRLVFAFDEGEEGGGGTKSFPARRRIHCTALGERARRSLGAVKEDMDLSGTNGPGATLFGTNAGTNNAGGARPGEGGETP from the coding sequence GTGACGCGAAACATCATGCCCCAAGGCGCGCAACTATCCCGGGAGGGCCTCTGCTCCGGGGGGGGCGTTTCGTCCTACTCTGGAGACACCTCCTCCGTTGATTCCTTTCTTTTTGTCGCCGCATCTCCCGAGGAGACGGCGCGTCTCGCCCGGGCCTGCGCCGCCCGGAGCTTTCCGGGGCTCGTCATTCTCCTCGAGGGCGACCTCGGCGCGGGGAAAACCCAGTTCGTGCGCTTCTTCGCGGAGCACTTCGGCAGGCGCGGCGTGCGAAGTCCCTCCTTCACCTTGGTGAACGAATACAAAGGAGACCCCCTCCTCGTGCACGCCGATCTCTACCGCATTTCCTCCGGCGATCCGGTCCTCCGCGACCTGGAGGAGGCGCTTCGGGCCGGGGCCATTCTTCTGGTGGAATGGGCGGACCGCTGGACGGACGTTGCCGGAGAGGAGCAGTGGCGCCTCGTCTTTGCCTTCGACGAGGGCGAAGAGGGAGGGGGAGGAACCAAGTCTTTTCCCGCGCGGCGGCGCATCCACTGTACAGCTCTGGGAGAGCGGGCCCGGCGGAGCCTCGGAGCGGTAAAAGAGGACATGGACCTTTCCGGCACGAACGGCCCGGGTGCGACCCTCTTCGGCACGAACGCCGGAACGAACAACGCGGGTGGAGCACGGCCCGGAGAAGGAGGCGAAACGCCATGA
- the tsaB gene encoding tRNA (adenosine(37)-N6)-threonylcarbamoyltransferase complex dimerization subunit type 1 TsaB codes for MSLVLGIDCCTRWTSVGCCEDGAPLGDISLDLGRRQSALLPFLVEQLLRNVEATLSDVDLIAVTTGPGAFTGARVGVAYASALAEGLGVRIAPMSTLKVLAMAFPVPEFLVVPYLRARKGQYYLAAYRFAAVSPGDAALPNAVVPPGAPGAPNVPALPAESVLEPTVLAEEEVARFLAEHACRKMLVGVGMEHLAAALGPEISLLSATVLPGSTVALLGEFSGEKSLAPQEVRLDYLRGADIG; via the coding sequence ATGAGCCTGGTTCTGGGCATCGACTGCTGCACAAGGTGGACGAGCGTCGGTTGCTGTGAAGACGGAGCCCCTCTGGGGGACATCTCTCTCGATCTGGGGCGGCGCCAATCCGCCCTGTTGCCCTTTCTCGTGGAACAGCTCCTCCGGAATGTGGAGGCTACCCTCTCCGACGTGGATCTTATCGCCGTGACCACCGGACCTGGGGCTTTTACGGGTGCGCGCGTGGGCGTCGCTTACGCATCGGCCCTCGCGGAGGGGCTGGGTGTTCGGATCGCCCCCATGTCCACCCTGAAGGTCCTGGCCATGGCGTTCCCCGTGCCGGAGTTCCTCGTGGTACCCTACCTGCGGGCCCGGAAGGGGCAGTACTACCTCGCCGCCTACCGTTTCGCCGCCGTTTCTCCGGGCGACGCCGCGTTGCCGAATGCCGTCGTACCTCCGGGTGCGCCGGGCGCACCGAACGTTCCGGCTCTTCCGGCGGAGTCGGTGCTGGAGCCCACGGTCCTCGCCGAAGAGGAGGTCGCCCGCTTCCTGGCGGAGCACGCTTGCCGAAAGATGCTCGTCGGTGTAGGAATGGAGCACCTCGCCGCCGCCCTGGGGCCGGAGATCTCCCTGCTGTCCGCAACGGTCCTTCCGGGCAGCACCGTGGCCCTTCTCGGCGAGTTTTCCGGAGAGAAGTCCCTCGCACCACAGGAGGTCCGCCTGGACTATCTCCGGGGTGCGGACATCGGCTGA
- a CDS encoding helix-turn-helix domain-containing protein yields the protein MSHHHLARDEREIIVIGLRIGVSQQEIAFRIGRSRSTIRREIPRSSAALS from the coding sequence ATGAGCCACCACCATCTTGCCAGAGACGAGCGCGAGATCATCGTCATCGGCCTGCGAATCGGAGTATCCCAGCAGGAGATCGCTTTCCGGATCGGGCGTTCCAGGAGCACCATCCGCCGGGAGATTCCGCGCTCCAGCGCCGCATTGTCGTGA